The genomic segment GATTTATATCCTTCCTTAATTTGTTTTCCGGTATAAAAATCACATACGCTCACATCAACAGGAATATTAGACGCTTTTTCTTTTATAGCATTACATATTTCTACTGCAGGATACTGTTGAGATACTTCAATTGAAATATCCCTTTCTATAAACGGATATTTGGGAATATGTACGTATTTCCTCTCAAAACCGGCAGAACAAATAAGCTTATCTAAATCCAACTCAAAAACATATAAACAATCATTTTTAATATCTTGTTTTTTTATTACTTCAACATTGAGCAATCCAAAACTTCCGACATTATTGTTTTCTATTAAAATATCTGCTGACTGATTTTGCTGAAACATTTCTTTGTCAGATTTTTTATACTCCCATGACTTAACCCCAATTTCCCTGAATAGTCTCTCAATAAAACCTTTTAAAAAATAAAAATCTACTGCAACAGCTTTTTCTTTCCACCAGTCATATTCCGAACCTAAAATACATCCTGAAAAAAATGTTTTTTCTTCCTCCCCAAAAACCTTTCCAATCTCAAATATTCTTATATCTTTATTACCTCTATTAATATTTCTTACCACAGTTTTTACCAGTCTTGGGATAAGCGATATTGACAAAAACGGTTCTTCTAAAGATATAGGATTGGCAACTTTTCTTGCGCCTTCTGCCAACGTAAAAACAGCAAAGTCATCTTTAGATATAAAATTATAATTAATCGTTTCATAAAATCCCACTGACACTGCAGTATTTCTTACTTTATCTATAACCTTTTCTGATTTATTTAAAACAATATCTGTTCTGAATGTTATTTTATCGCTTGTTTTTATTTTATCATAACCAAAAATACGAACGATTTCTTCTATTAAATCAAAATCTGTTTTGACATCGTTCCTGTGAGAAGGAACGGTTACAGAAAGTAAATAGGGGACAGGAAGCCCGCCACTAAACATTGGCGAGGCAGGCAAGAAGCAAGAAAAACCAAGGCGGGATAGAATATCCCTTATTGCATCAATTGAAATATCTATGCCTAATATTTTATTTACCCTGTCGGCATCAAGTTCTATTTTAATTAATTCTTTTTTATTTGAATATTTGTCAATCATACCGCCGGAAATTTCGCCGCTGCAATTTTTTTTAATCATTTCCGATGCTATCATTCCTATATTTGAAATATTTTCCATATCGACCCCTCTTATAAATCTATAAGACGAATCTGTGGAAATTCCAAGTTTTTTTGAGGTTTTGCGTATAGAAATAGGATTAAAACATGCTACTTCTAAAAATACATTTTTAGTATTTTCAGAAACGGCTGTAGGCTCACCACCGATTACACCTGCAATAGCAATAGGGTCTTTTTCATCGGCAATCACAAGCATTTCTTCATCAAGACTATATTCCTTATTATCAAGTGCTAAAATCTTCTCATCCTTTTTAGCATTTCTGATAACAATTTTTCCCTTTATTTTTTCAATATCAAATGCATGCAGCGGTTGTCCATATTCAAATAGAATATAATTTGTAATATCAACAACATTATTTATTGTTCTTAAACCACAACCTTCTATACGGTCAATAAGCCATTGCGGAGATTTTCCTACTTTTATATTTTTTATAATAAATCCAACATATCGAGGACAATCTTTCGTATTTTCTACAACTACGGGAAAAATATTCTCTACTTTAATATCATAATCCCCTATCTCTTTCTTTAATTTTTTATTTAGTATTGCGGAAATCTCCCTTGCAATTCCAAAAACCGATAAACAATCACCCCTGTTTATTGTAACTTCAGTTTCAACATAAGAATCCTTATTCAGATATTCATTAATCGGGACACCAAGATTTACATCCGGAGGCAGAAGCAAAATCCCGGATGAATCATTACCAATTTTAAGTTCAGATTCTGAACAAAGCATACCTTCTGATTCAACCCCGCGAAGCACAGCTTTTTTTATTTCACCTGCTGGCAACTTTGCCCCAATTTTTGCCAGCGGTACAATATCATCAACTTTCATATTTTTAGCACCGCAAACAATTTTGTAATTCTTCTGACCGTCGGTAACACTGCATATTGAAAGCTTATCTGCATTAGGATGTTTTTCTATTGATAAGATTTTTACAACAACAACATTTCTATCAATTGAAACACATTTAACAGGTTTAGTTTCAATCCCTGACATTGTAAGAAGGGAAGATAATTTTTCGGCATCAATATCAACATCAATAAAATCCGACAGCCATTTTAATGAAATTATCATAATAGTATTATACAAAATTACTTAATATTTTCAATAAAAAAAATTCGCTTAATCCCATTTAAGCGAATTTCTATATTATTATCCGTTATTTTGTTTTTTAACAAAAGATATTTATTATCTTGGTATACTTGCTAACTGGTGTTTGACTTCAGTTATTATCCTGGCAACAAAACTTCCTATAAGCGGCATATCTACCATTTTATGTAATATAAGAATTATTAACGTTACAACAATAGCACCAATAATAGTCATGCCAAGAAGCAACCCTACTCCTCTAGCAACACCTATCAAAAAGTTAGCCCATATAAGCTTCCATGGTTTTTTTACAAAATCAAGTATATCCCTGAATTCACATGTAACCATGTTTTTCACCTGTTTTGAAATGTGCTCATATTGTTGGTCTGTATCTTCTTCTTTATCCGGCATATACTCTCCTTAATTCAAATTCCAACAATCTGAATTACCTTATGTCTGGATTTTTCACCTCTTTTAATAAAAATACTGTTTTTTCTAACATTAAAACTTTCAGATAAAAATTCTATCAACTTTTTATTTGCTTTTCCCTCAACTGCAGGTGCAGTTATGTAAATCTTATATTTATCTCCTTCTTTTTTTATCTCGTTCTTTTTAGCATTAGGAATAATTTTTATCTCTAAAATCATTTCTTCTCCAACTTTTTTACCATTTTAAGAAGTGCTTTATTAACTGGAACCTCTACTTTAATCTTATTAGCAATATCTACTACCGCACCATTTAAATAATCAATTTCTGTTTTATGACTAGCAACAACATCCGCAAGCATTGAATTTATATTTCGGGAAGTTGAACTGCATACTTTTTCAATCTTTTCTGAAATTTTTGAAAATAATATTTTAATTCCCAGCACTTTCGCTACTTTCATAACCTCTTTCCCTGATTCTACCGCTACCTCTTTGTAATTTTTATTTTTAGCTATCTCTCCGTTTTTAACACCTGTAACAGCAGCAACAGGGTTTATTGCACAATTCAAAATAAGTTTTGACCATATTACCGAATCAATACTCTTACTTAGACTTGTTTTTATACCGCAATGATTAAAAATATTGCAGATCCTCTTTGATAGTATATTATCATTTTTATCAATTATTGTATCACCTTTCCCCGTATGAATAACTTCTCCATATTTAACAAATATTGCTGATTCTAAAGTCACCCCTCGTATTATTCTGTTTTTAGTGATATATTTTGAAATATTCTCATAATTTCTTAAACCATTCTGAAGGGTTAATACAACTGTGTTTTTACCCATCATTTTTCTTATTGATGGAATTACTGAACTTGTATCATAAGATTTTACAAAAATTATTATTAAATCCTGGGAACTTACAGAATCGGGCAGCGAAGTAATCCGCACTTTTGCGGGTGATATGAAGAATTTAGATAGTCCTGTAATTTTTATTCCTTTTTTTTTAAGGATTATTTCTTTTTTTTTATCTCTTGCTAAAACCGTGACATTATTTCCGCCTTTTGCCAAAAATCCCGCAAAAAGTGTCCCCATTGCACCGGCACCGACAATTACAATATTCATTTTTTATATTGAGTTATATATTTTTCTATAGACCTGTCATATGTCTTCTCCAAATCTTTAGAAAAGAAACAGCCCGGCAATTCGCTGTTTTTTAAGTGATATGCCACGCATTCGCAGCACTTTCCTCTCCTTGAACAGGAATTGTACGTGCATTTACATTCTTTCAGATTTCTATCTACATTACAATTAGGCATTTCCAAATCCAATTTTTCGGTCTAATTCACTTGAAACTTTTATCGTTCCAAATTTATCTTCATATTTTTTAATATTTTCGGAAAGCGCCTGCAAAAATCTCTTGGCATGTACCGGACTTGAAATTATCCTGGCCCTGACTTTTGCTTTAGGCTGCTGTGGTTGTACATAAGTGAAATCAAAAACGAATTCCATATCGTTATGTGTAATAAGCGCAAGATTAGAATATAATCCTTGAGCTGTTGCATCATCTATCTCAATCTGTATCTGGACCTGTTTTTGAACATTTTCTTCCGGCATACTCTTTACCTCCTTTATGTTGGGACCCCACTTCGTATAAATATGTTTCCCTTTTTTATATTTTTTTAGTTCTGACATAAAATTCAGCCGGTCTCTTGCTCCTCAATCCAAAATAAAACTCAATATATTCAACAGTTCTTAAAGCAGCAAACCCATCACCATACGGATTTACACTTTTGGCAATTTTTTCATAATATTTTTTATTAATAATAAGCTTTGAAACTTCATTAAATATTTTATGTTCATCAGGTCCTACAATCTTTACGGTACCCGATTTAACTGCTTCAGGTCTTTCTGTCACATATCTTGTTACAAGTACGGGCTTACCCAAAGCAGGCGCTTCCTCCTGTAACCCCCCTGAATCCGTTAAAACCAGATATGATATCCTTAAAAGATTTGTAAAATCAAGATAGTTGAGCGGTTCAATAAGGTATACATTTTTTATCTTATTTAATAACTTATAAACCACTGCTTTTATATTCGGATTAGGATGTACAGGATAAATAATACTATAAGTAGGAAATCTATACGAAATCCGTTTTATTGCTTTACAAATATTTTCAATGGGTTTACCGAAATTCTCACGGCGATGTGCGGTAACTAGTATTAGTTTAGAGTTTAAAGTTGAGAGTTGAGAATTAAACAATTCTTTTAATATTTGATTTTGAAATTTATGCTTCTTTTTCAAAATCATATATAGCGCATCTATAACCGTATTTCCGGTTATAAAAATATTTTTTGTATTTATGTTTTCTTTAACAAGTGCTCTTTTAGCAGTTAAAGTAGGACAGAAATGTATATCACAGACTGCATCTGTTAACCGGCGATTAACCTCTTCCGGATAAGGGTTGAATTTATCATACGAACGAAGACCTGATTCAACATGCCCGATAGGAATTTTTCTATAAAAAGAAGATATCGTGGATGCAAAAGTAGTTGTTGTATCACCATGAACAAGAATTAAATCCGGTTTTTCTGATATAAGAATTGGTTCTAAACGGTTAAGCACAGTAGAAGTTATATGAAAAAGCGTTTGATTATCTGTCATTATATTCAAGTCATAATCAGGTTCTATTTCAAATGTTCTTAAAATATCGTCTAAAAGATACCTGTGCTGGGCAGTCACACATACCTTAACTTTAAATCTTTTAGAATTGGCTTTCAGCTGTTTTACAACAGGTGCCATTTTTACGGCTTCAGGTCTTGTTCCGAATATACACAATATTTTTTTCATAATATTAACACTCACTTTTGTCTATATGTTTTAAAATATATCTTAGCAATTCTAATATCATCTTCAATTCTTTTAACAAGTTTTTCAACAGTAGGGAACTTTTCGTCATTTCTTATTTTTGAGATTAATTCTATAGTCAACTTCTTATTATAAAGTTTGTCTGAAAAGTTAATTATATATATTTCTATAGTCTTTTTATGCAATCCGAATGTAGGTCTTTTGCCTATGTATGCTATTGCCTGGTATTTTCTCTTGCCTACTTTGACATTGGCTATAAAAATTCCTTCAGGCAACATTTTATTATTATTCACTTTTAAATTTGCTGTAGGAAACCCGAGTTTTGCTCCTAAACCCCAGCCTTTAATAACATTACCCTCGAAATCATACCTTCTTCTTAGTAAATTATTTACACGCTCAATTTCCCCTGAAATCAACAATTCTTTTATGTTTGTAGATGAAATTATTTTGCTTTCATACTTTACCGGTTTTACCACAAGCGTGTGAACCGCTTGTGGTTTTACTCCCATCGTATTTTCATAAAATTGTTTTATTGTATTTATATTACCTTCTTTATTTTTACCAAATCTAAAGTTATATCCAACTACAATAGCGGAATAATTTTTAAGGTATTTCTTTAAAAAACCGACAGGTGAAAGGTTTTTAACTTTTTGAAAATAAATAATCTTTACTGTTTTTATACCAATGGATTTTATAAGTTTTATTTTTTCCTTTAAGGTGGAAAGATTTCCATAATTATTTTTTGGAATATTATCAAAAGTTAATACAACGCTTCTTAGTTTTTTATTTTTAGCATATTCAACCACTGTTTTTAACATTCTTTGATGTCCTAAATGAACACCATCAAACATCCCTATAGTAACTATTTCTTTTTCCATAAAACAGCTCTCTCTTTGCTTGAAAATACGAACTTATTACTAATATTAGCGTGATATTCGCGATATTTCTATTATTCGCATTTATTCGCGCGTATTAGCTTAAAAATAGGATACTATAAACTATTTAAACTAATTGCTTCGTCAATTGAGTATTTCCCGATACCTTCTCTTATTAGCTGACTGACAACGGCACAAGTCTTAAGTCTTTCCCCAATATCTTCAGCTAATTTTCTTATATAAGTTCCTTTTGAACAAGTAACATTCATTACAATTTCTTCTTCATTAAAATTCAAAAGCTTGATTTTGTAAATCTGAATCATCCTTGGTTTTATTTTTATATTTATTCCCGCTCTTGCATATTCATAAAGTTTCTTACCCTTATATTTTATCGCAGAATAGATATGAGGCACTTGTTTTATTTTACCTTCATATTTTTTTAAAACTGCTGATATTTTCTTCCTATCCAACACAGGCACGCGACATTTTTTTATTACCACACCTGCCAAATCCCCGGTATCTGTCTTAATACCCAACCTCATCTTTACAAAATATTTCTTTTTCATCTCCATAAACTTGTTTGATTCTTTTGTAGCTTCATTAATTAAAACAATTAGCAATCCGGAGGCAAGCGGGTCAAGGGTTCCTGCATGTCCTATCTTCTTAGGATGAAGTTTTCTTTTAATTATCCTTATAACATCATATGACGTAATTCCTGACGGCTTATTTATTAAAAGAACATTTTCCATTTAGTTATTCCAATTATGCAGTTTATTACAAGCGGTTTACTCGCTAATGATTTAATTCACTTTCAACATAACCAATAACAATGTCTATAACTTTATCCAAATTACCATTAATCGTACAACCGGAAGCATTTTTATGACCGCCACCACCGAACTTATTGGAAATTTTATTAACATCTATTTCCTTTGCAGAGCGAAAACTTACTTTTACTAAATTTTGTTTATGCATTTCTTTAAAAAGTAACCATACTTGAACATTCGGAATCATTCCGGCATAATTAATAATTTCTTCCGTATCTTCAATTGTAGTTTTTGTTTTATTTAAATCATCTTCCGTAATCGTTGTATATGCAATTCTGTTTGACCTACTCATTTTTATCTTAGTTAAGACAATGCCTAATAGATGAAGAGCATTAAGCGTTTTTGTTCCATAAATATGTTTATTAATTATATTAGTTTCAACACCGTATTTTAAAAGTTCAGAAGTTATAATATGTGATTGAGATGTAGTATTGGCATGCCTGAAATTATAAGTATCCGTAACTATTCCGGTATAAAGTAAAGTTGCCTCTTCTTTTGTTAAAGACATTTTTAAATATTTAAAAACATAATAAATCATTTCAGAAACTGATGAAGAAGTTGAGTCGAACCAGTTAATATCCGCCCACTCCTGTTGAAACAAGTGATGATCGATATTTATCGCTGTTTTTATATTTTTTTTTACATCTATCATATTGCCAAAACGGGAAATTTCCGAACACTCCAAAAACACACCTACATCGAATTTTTTATCAACTTTTTGAGTAACTACTATTTTTTCCGAATAGGGCAGAAACTTCAGAAAAGACGGGGTCG from the Elusimicrobiota bacterium genome contains:
- the pheT gene encoding phenylalanine--tRNA ligase subunit beta, which translates into the protein MIISLKWLSDFIDVDIDAEKLSSLLTMSGIETKPVKCVSIDRNVVVVKILSIEKHPNADKLSICSVTDGQKNYKIVCGAKNMKVDDIVPLAKIGAKLPAGEIKKAVLRGVESEGMLCSESELKIGNDSSGILLLPPDVNLGVPINEYLNKDSYVETEVTINRGDCLSVFGIAREISAILNKKLKKEIGDYDIKVENIFPVVVENTKDCPRYVGFIIKNIKVGKSPQWLIDRIEGCGLRTINNVVDITNYILFEYGQPLHAFDIEKIKGKIVIRNAKKDEKILALDNKEYSLDEEMLVIADEKDPIAIAGVIGGEPTAVSENTKNVFLEVACFNPISIRKTSKKLGISTDSSYRFIRGVDMENISNIGMIASEMIKKNCSGEISGGMIDKYSNKKELIKIELDADRVNKILGIDISIDAIRDILSRLGFSCFLPASPMFSGGLPVPYLLSVTVPSHRNDVKTDFDLIEEIVRIFGYDKIKTSDKITFRTDIVLNKSEKVIDKVRNTAVSVGFYETINYNFISKDDFAVFTLAEGARKVANPISLEEPFLSISLIPRLVKTVVRNINRGNKDIRIFEIGKVFGEEEKTFFSGCILGSEYDWWKEKAVAVDFYFLKGFIERLFREIGVKSWEYKKSDKEMFQQNQSADILIENNNVGSFGLLNVEVIKKQDIKNDCLYVFELDLDKLICSAGFERKYVHIPKYPFIERDISIEVSQQYPAVEICNAIKEKASNIPVDVSVCDFYTGKQIKEGYKSLTFRIRFRLSDRTLKDEEVDVVVKKIVLQLENKFQTKLR
- a CDS encoding DUF5665 domain-containing protein, which gives rise to MPDKEEDTDQQYEHISKQVKNMVTCEFRDILDFVKKPWKLIWANFLIGVARGVGLLLGMTIIGAIVVTLIILILHKMVDMPLIGSFVARIITEVKHQLASIPR
- a CDS encoding DUF167 domain-containing protein, yielding MILEIKIIPNAKKNEIKKEGDKYKIYITAPAVEGKANKKLIEFLSESFNVRKNSIFIKRGEKSRHKVIQIVGI
- a CDS encoding 2-dehydropantoate 2-reductase, with translation MNIVIVGAGAMGTLFAGFLAKGGNNVTVLARDKKKEIILKKKGIKITGLSKFFISPAKVRITSLPDSVSSQDLIIIFVKSYDTSSVIPSIRKMMGKNTVVLTLQNGLRNYENISKYITKNRIIRGVTLESAIFVKYGEVIHTGKGDTIIDKNDNILSKRICNIFNHCGIKTSLSKSIDSVIWSKLILNCAINPVAAVTGVKNGEIAKNKNYKEVAVESGKEVMKVAKVLGIKILFSKISEKIEKVCSSTSRNINSMLADVVASHKTEIDYLNGAVVDIANKIKVEVPVNKALLKMVKKLEKK
- a CDS encoding DUF6485 family protein, which translates into the protein MPNCNVDRNLKECKCTYNSCSRRGKCCECVAYHLKNSELPGCFFSKDLEKTYDRSIEKYITQYKK
- a CDS encoding DUF3467 domain-containing protein, whose product is MPEENVQKQVQIQIEIDDATAQGLYSNLALITHNDMEFVFDFTYVQPQQPKAKVRARIISSPVHAKRFLQALSENIKKYEDKFGTIKVSSELDRKIGFGNA
- the wecB gene encoding UDP-N-acetylglucosamine 2-epimerase (non-hydrolyzing), whose protein sequence is MKKILCIFGTRPEAVKMAPVVKQLKANSKRFKVKVCVTAQHRYLLDDILRTFEIEPDYDLNIMTDNQTLFHITSTVLNRLEPILISEKPDLILVHGDTTTTFASTISSFYRKIPIGHVESGLRSYDKFNPYPEEVNRRLTDAVCDIHFCPTLTAKRALVKENINTKNIFITGNTVIDALYMILKKKHKFQNQILKELFNSQLSTLNSKLILVTAHRRENFGKPIENICKAIKRISYRFPTYSIIYPVHPNPNIKAVVYKLLNKIKNVYLIEPLNYLDFTNLLRISYLVLTDSGGLQEEAPALGKPVLVTRYVTERPEAVKSGTVKIVGPDEHKIFNEVSKLIINKKYYEKIAKSVNPYGDGFAALRTVEYIEFYFGLRSKRPAEFYVRTKKI
- a CDS encoding bifunctional riboflavin kinase/FAD synthetase — protein: MEKEIVTIGMFDGVHLGHQRMLKTVVEYAKNKKLRSVVLTFDNIPKNNYGNLSTLKEKIKLIKSIGIKTVKIIYFQKVKNLSPVGFLKKYLKNYSAIVVGYNFRFGKNKEGNINTIKQFYENTMGVKPQAVHTLVVKPVKYESKIISSTNIKELLISGEIERVNNLLRRRYDFEGNVIKGWGLGAKLGFPTANLKVNNNKMLPEGIFIANVKVGKRKYQAIAYIGKRPTFGLHKKTIEIYIINFSDKLYNKKLTIELISKIRNDEKFPTVEKLVKRIEDDIRIAKIYFKTYRQK
- the truB gene encoding tRNA pseudouridine(55) synthase TruB, producing the protein MENVLLINKPSGITSYDVIRIIKRKLHPKKIGHAGTLDPLASGLLIVLINEATKESNKFMEMKKKYFVKMRLGIKTDTGDLAGVVIKKCRVPVLDRKKISAVLKKYEGKIKQVPHIYSAIKYKGKKLYEYARAGINIKIKPRMIQIYKIKLLNFNEEEIVMNVTCSKGTYIRKLAEDIGERLKTCAVVSQLIREGIGKYSIDEAISLNSL
- a CDS encoding bifunctional oligoribonuclease/PAP phosphatase NrnA, encoding MNVPKQFLKNLADIKKVLKNPKNKSFFITGHQKPDGDTIGAALVMYSILKRLKKDVFLYNYDPTPSFLKFLPYSEKIVVTQKVDKKFDVGVFLECSEISRFGNMIDVKKNIKTAINIDHHLFQQEWADINWFDSTSSSVSEMIYYVFKYLKMSLTKEEATLLYTGIVTDTYNFRHANTTSQSHIITSELLKYGVETNIINKHIYGTKTLNALHLLGIVLTKIKMSRSNRIAYTTITEDDLNKTKTTIEDTEEIINYAGMIPNVQVWLLFKEMHKQNLVKVSFRSAKEIDVNKISNKFGGGGHKNASGCTINGNLDKVIDIVIGYVESELNH